A stretch of Bacillus pseudomycoides DNA encodes these proteins:
- a CDS encoding DUF4018 domain-containing protein — MKMRLQYVHDFILLLLLSLLTERDEMISIVIFLSVSYIALFALNTFIKKKNIGLIILLILQIIGCAVFLSFSVLGTMLLPLFFFIVHATEFGSPVQKSIGAIVWFVVSALFYPPFPTLWNLMLLVLHILLTFWLTGTNRNQQLVRFISIITIGIISALLIPIFPYIRLILSYIVEKIALGFGFALSPLFSAAELKDTDDFWNNKGHINKPQIEEGSPKEFDPIIVNSITIIIITCIAFYIIWKVYKKREYFKLPNIPIFESILITDKEGTNQKPIRYNKPPKNEIRKETFKLEKKLKPPLNRKRGETVDAWMERIQIEEDISIEIDTIIKAYNTVRYANQENTELFREFKEEVNKLYTYQKTLKKKKK, encoded by the coding sequence TTGAAAATGCGACTACAATACGTTCATGATTTCATTCTCCTTCTGCTTCTTTCTCTACTTACGGAAAGAGATGAAATGATAAGTATAGTGATATTTTTATCGGTTAGTTACATAGCATTATTTGCTTTAAATACATTTATAAAAAAGAAAAATATAGGATTAATCATACTCTTAATCCTTCAAATTATTGGCTGCGCTGTTTTTCTATCGTTTTCTGTTTTAGGTACAATGCTTTTACCGCTTTTCTTTTTTATTGTACATGCAACAGAATTCGGTTCTCCAGTCCAAAAATCAATTGGTGCTATTGTATGGTTTGTAGTTTCAGCATTATTTTATCCTCCATTCCCTACTTTATGGAATTTGATGTTACTAGTATTACATATTCTACTAACCTTTTGGTTGACTGGAACGAATCGAAACCAACAACTAGTACGCTTTATTTCTATTATTACGATTGGAATCATCAGCGCTTTGCTTATCCCAATATTTCCGTATATTCGTCTGATTTTATCTTATATCGTTGAAAAAATCGCTTTAGGGTTTGGTTTTGCTTTAAGCCCACTGTTCTCAGCAGCTGAATTAAAAGATACAGATGATTTTTGGAATAATAAGGGACATATAAATAAACCACAAATTGAAGAAGGTAGTCCAAAAGAATTTGACCCGATCATTGTAAATAGTATTACAATTATCATTATCACTTGTATCGCATTTTATATCATTTGGAAAGTATATAAAAAGCGCGAGTATTTTAAATTACCTAATATCCCTATTTTTGAATCTATTTTGATTACAGATAAAGAAGGAACAAACCAAAAACCAATACGATACAATAAACCACCAAAAAATGAAATTCGTAAAGAAACTTTCAAACTAGAAAAAAAATTAAAACCACCATTAAATCGGAAGCGTGGTGAAACGGTTGACGCGTGGATGGAGCGAATTCAGATAGAAGAAGATATCTCTATTGAAATTGATACAATTATAAAAGCATACAATACTGTGCGCTATGCTAATCAGGAGAATACTGAACTATTCCGGGAATTTAAAGAAGAAGTAAATAAACTTTACACCTATCAAAAGACGTTAAAAAAGAAGAAAAAATAA
- a CDS encoding putative quinol monooxygenase, with product MIIIHAVFQVDSAKQQEFVEEIQPLIRASREESGNVSYNLYQDTEKESVYTMVEVWQDAEAVASHNTSEHFTSFVSKANQFLTAPLDIKVYDGQRVK from the coding sequence ATGATTATCATTCACGCAGTATTTCAAGTAGATTCAGCAAAACAACAAGAATTTGTGGAAGAAATTCAGCCGTTAATTCGTGCTTCAAGAGAAGAAAGTGGCAACGTATCATATAATTTATATCAAGATACTGAAAAAGAAAGTGTATATACAATGGTAGAAGTTTGGCAAGATGCAGAAGCAGTTGCTAGCCACAATACAAGTGAACACTTTACTTCTTTCGTTAGTAAAGCGAATCAATTTTTGACAGCTCCATTAGATATTAAGGTTTATGATGGGCAACGAGTAAAATAA
- a CDS encoding nitroreductase family protein: MNNVTKINDFTEILTGRRSIRKYDPAVKISKEEMTEILTEATLAPSSVNMQPWRFLVIDSEEGKATLAPLAKFNQLQVETSSAMIAVFGDLQNFDNAEEIYGTAVERGLMPTEVKEDQMQKLSAYFSSVSPEVMKDTVLIDGGLVSMQFMLTARAHGYDTCPIGGFEKDKIAEAFGLEKDRYVPVMLISIGKAADSGYKSVRLPIDKIAEWK; the protein is encoded by the coding sequence ATGAATAACGTAACGAAAATCAATGATTTTACAGAAATTTTAACAGGACGTCGTTCAATTCGCAAATACGACCCAGCTGTGAAAATTAGTAAAGAAGAAATGACAGAAATTTTGACTGAAGCAACACTTGCACCATCTTCAGTAAATATGCAGCCTTGGCGTTTTCTTGTAATCGATAGTGAAGAAGGAAAAGCAACGCTTGCACCTCTTGCGAAATTCAATCAACTTCAAGTAGAAACATCTTCAGCAATGATCGCTGTATTTGGTGATTTACAAAACTTTGATAATGCAGAAGAGATTTATGGCACAGCGGTTGAACGTGGGCTTATGCCAACTGAAGTGAAAGAAGATCAAATGCAAAAGCTTTCTGCGTATTTCTCTTCAGTTTCACCAGAAGTAATGAAGGATACAGTATTAATTGATGGTGGCCTTGTTTCAATGCAGTTTATGTTGACTGCACGTGCACATGGATATGACACATGTCCAATTGGCGGTTTTGAAAAAGACAAAATTGCAGAAGCTTTCGGTTTAGAGAAAGACCGCTATGTACCAGTTATGCTAATTTCAATTGGAAAAGCAGCTGATAGTGGATATAAATCAGTTCGTCTGCCGATTGATAAAATTGCTGAGTGGAAGTAA
- a CDS encoding MarR family winged helix-turn-helix transcriptional regulator, whose amino-acid sequence MTNSCSKEAIILYKLHFLNKEVSSKFEGCTGMSQSRLELILQLYEVDEISQKALQKEVNIDNAAITRHLKQLEANGMITRRKNPDDNRITLVSLTKDGRNKIHAFQEEKERFAASALKGLSEEERDNLLNMLNRIEANIQEI is encoded by the coding sequence TTGACAAATTCATGTTCAAAGGAAGCGATTATTTTATATAAATTACACTTTCTTAATAAAGAAGTGAGTTCAAAGTTTGAAGGTTGTACAGGTATGAGTCAATCTAGGCTTGAGCTTATACTTCAGTTATATGAAGTAGATGAAATTAGTCAAAAAGCACTTCAAAAAGAAGTGAATATTGATAATGCTGCGATTACAAGGCATTTAAAACAGCTTGAAGCAAATGGAATGATTACACGACGTAAAAATCCAGATGATAACAGGATTACTTTAGTCTCTCTTACGAAAGATGGACGAAATAAAATTCATGCCTTTCAAGAAGAGAAAGAGCGTTTTGCAGCTTCAGCGCTAAAAGGTTTAAGTGAAGAAGAGCGAGATAACCTTTTAAATATGTTAAATCGCATTGAAGCAAATATTCAGGAAATCTAA
- a CDS encoding TetR-like C-terminal domain-containing protein: MMKITHFSSICASSSDLDFIDANVIWFEYLKSNYSFFSTLLKSKGAPYFRSRFLEFVIEELKDEVNVNEGKNQGLNKDIIIQFLGAAIVGIVESYFTNELNEPSRVVAEQVGILLERNL, encoded by the coding sequence ATGATGAAAATTACACATTTCTCATCAATCTGTGCATCGTCATCGGATTTAGATTTTATAGATGCGAATGTGATATGGTTTGAATACCTTAAAAGCAATTATTCATTCTTTTCAACATTGTTGAAAAGTAAAGGAGCACCTTATTTTCGTAGTCGATTCCTTGAGTTTGTCATCGAAGAGTTAAAGGATGAAGTAAATGTAAACGAAGGAAAAAATCAAGGGTTAAATAAAGATATCATTATTCAATTTTTAGGAGCAGCTATTGTAGGGATCGTAGAATCGTATTTCACGAATGAATTAAATGAACCATCTCGTGTAGTTGCAGAACAGGTGGGAATATTGTTAGAGAGAAATTTATAA
- the tet gene encoding tetracycline resistance ribosomal protection protein, producing the protein MKTINIGIVAHVDAGKTSLTERILYETHVIQEIGQVDKGSTQTDSMELEKQRGITIKASVVSFFINDLKVNVIDTPGHADFIAEVERSFGVLDGAILVISAVEGIQAQTKILMKTLQKLRIPTILFVNKIDRSGAETTKVIQQIRDMLPNQVLPLYKVKNEGTKDAYILQNKVDAAVYDEYIELLASHNESLLESYVNGEILHEDTLRNELWDQIQHANVYPIFFGSAMTGIGITELLESISAMIPQNDCDDDINTPLSGIVFKIERELTGEKIAYVRIFSGCLHVRKYIDINRKQSDLNTISHKEKIKNLHIFHNGNAVQSPIAGTGEFCKVWGLSDIRIGDVIGEWSDKMKGIHFAEPQMEAAIEARPKEKNHDLYQALVELSEEDPLIKVVKDDIHNEIYIRLFGEVQKEVIETTLQENYNLAVSFSDIRIICIEKPIGIGDALEIMGEKTNPFYATIGFKIERGACGTGITYNLAVELGSLPLAFHKAIEDTVFQTLKQGLYGWKVTDIVVTLTHTGYASPVTTAGDFRKLTPLVLMDALKQAGTNVYEPVNEFELTVPAHSISTAMYKLSAIHAAFTEPVLHNESFCLTGTLPMAKTENFKRGLHSFTEGEGVFITRPCGYSKMDSKFPSRKRVDYNPLNRKDYLLHVLRAY; encoded by the coding sequence ATGAAAACAATAAATATAGGGATTGTAGCGCATGTAGACGCTGGAAAGACGAGTTTGACTGAGCGTATTCTTTATGAAACACATGTAATTCAAGAAATTGGTCAAGTAGATAAAGGAAGCACACAAACGGATTCGATGGAGTTAGAAAAACAACGTGGAATTACCATTAAAGCATCTGTCGTTTCATTTTTTATAAATGATTTAAAAGTAAATGTAATTGATACACCAGGTCATGCGGATTTTATTGCGGAGGTAGAACGATCTTTTGGCGTTCTAGATGGAGCTATTTTAGTAATATCTGCGGTAGAAGGTATTCAAGCACAAACCAAGATTTTAATGAAAACTCTGCAAAAACTACGTATTCCAACGATTTTATTTGTAAATAAAATCGACCGTAGCGGTGCTGAAACAACGAAAGTCATTCAACAAATACGGGATATGCTTCCGAATCAAGTACTCCCACTATATAAAGTGAAAAATGAAGGAACAAAAGATGCGTATATTCTTCAAAACAAAGTAGATGCTGCTGTATATGATGAGTATATTGAACTTCTAGCATCACATAATGAATCGTTACTCGAATCCTACGTAAATGGCGAAATATTACATGAAGACACTTTAAGAAATGAATTATGGGATCAGATTCAACATGCAAATGTATATCCAATCTTTTTCGGTTCAGCAATGACTGGAATAGGAATCACAGAGCTACTCGAAAGCATTTCAGCAATGATTCCTCAAAATGATTGTGACGATGATATAAATACACCTTTATCTGGTATTGTTTTTAAAATCGAAAGAGAACTTACCGGAGAAAAAATTGCATACGTACGAATATTCTCCGGCTGTTTACACGTAAGAAAATATATTGATATCAATCGAAAACAAAGTGACTTAAACACCATTTCACACAAAGAAAAAATAAAAAACCTTCATATATTTCATAATGGAAATGCTGTTCAATCCCCTATTGCTGGCACGGGAGAATTTTGTAAAGTATGGGGGCTTAGCGACATTAGAATCGGTGATGTGATAGGTGAATGGTCAGATAAAATGAAAGGCATTCACTTTGCAGAACCTCAAATGGAAGCTGCAATTGAAGCACGACCAAAAGAGAAGAATCATGACCTGTATCAAGCACTGGTGGAATTATCGGAAGAAGATCCACTTATTAAAGTAGTAAAGGATGATATTCATAACGAAATCTATATTCGGCTTTTTGGTGAAGTTCAAAAAGAAGTGATTGAAACAACTCTACAAGAAAACTATAATTTAGCCGTTTCCTTTTCAGATATAAGAATTATATGTATAGAAAAACCAATTGGAATCGGAGATGCACTAGAAATAATGGGTGAAAAAACTAACCCTTTCTATGCAACAATTGGTTTTAAAATTGAACGTGGTGCATGTGGAACTGGTATCACTTATAATTTAGCGGTCGAGCTGGGCTCATTACCTTTAGCATTTCATAAAGCGATTGAAGACACAGTATTCCAAACGTTAAAACAAGGCTTATATGGATGGAAAGTCACTGATATCGTCGTAACATTAACGCATACCGGTTATGCAAGTCCAGTAACGACAGCTGGTGATTTTAGGAAACTAACGCCTCTTGTCTTAATGGATGCTTTAAAGCAAGCCGGAACCAATGTATATGAACCAGTAAATGAGTTTGAATTAACAGTGCCAGCACATTCAATTAGCACAGCAATGTATAAATTATCAGCTATACATGCTGCTTTTACAGAACCTGTACTGCATAACGAGTCCTTTTGTTTAACAGGAACATTACCGATGGCCAAAACGGAGAATTTTAAGCGTGGCCTGCATTCTTTTACAGAAGGCGAAGGTGTCTTTATCACTAGACCTTGCGGATATAGTAAAATGGACTCAAAATTCCCGTCGCGAAAACGAGTAGACTATAATCCACTGAATCGAAAAGATTATTTACTGCATGTGCTTCGTGCTTATTAA
- a CDS encoding DUF4003 domain-containing protein, producing MITLQQKLEQYTHIYAQLKGELKWKTSDSRTGMMIAAMYAGSDKPFHLGRFLEISNYIKDQVGMFSYLKSYHRFVVAATLDIHFTHYKEAFQRFLDLYERLVAGGFSRSIFTYLAAAALLPEDNGQHDTRIQRSLQVYKRMKEDHFFLTSTNDYQLAVLLAGQQEKVETLMDRVERFYQKLAAAGMRKGNDLQFLSHILSLKKDVSEDILVARYINIWNLLKQEKVKVKQMHYPAIGLLALLEDGEKEVHSVRAFIEKLQGEKLFRWHTDISILIAIQLFVSQKGAESHAANTGLQTMIEVLIQAQQAAMIAAITASSAAASASSGS from the coding sequence ATGATTACATTACAGCAGAAACTGGAGCAGTACACGCATATATATGCACAGTTGAAGGGAGAGTTAAAGTGGAAAACCAGTGATTCTCGAACAGGGATGATGATTGCCGCTATGTATGCAGGCAGCGATAAGCCGTTTCATCTTGGACGGTTTTTAGAAATCAGTAACTATATTAAGGATCAAGTAGGGATGTTTTCATACTTAAAGTCCTATCATCGCTTTGTGGTTGCAGCAACATTAGATATTCACTTTACCCATTACAAAGAAGCGTTTCAAAGGTTTCTAGACTTATATGAACGATTGGTCGCTGGTGGCTTTAGCCGGAGTATATTCACTTATCTGGCAGCAGCTGCGCTTTTACCAGAAGACAATGGACAGCATGACACGCGAATTCAGCGGTCGTTGCAAGTATATAAACGCATGAAAGAGGATCACTTCTTTCTTACAAGCACAAATGATTACCAGCTCGCTGTTTTGCTAGCAGGGCAACAAGAGAAAGTAGAGACGCTCATGGACCGGGTGGAACGTTTCTATCAGAAGTTGGCGGCAGCTGGCATGCGCAAAGGAAACGATCTTCAATTTTTAAGCCATATTCTTTCTTTAAAGAAGGATGTCAGTGAAGATATTTTAGTAGCGCGATACATAAACATATGGAATCTGCTAAAGCAAGAAAAGGTAAAAGTAAAACAAATGCATTATCCGGCTATCGGGCTACTAGCATTGCTTGAGGATGGAGAGAAAGAGGTCCATTCTGTTCGAGCATTCATTGAGAAATTGCAAGGAGAAAAGCTATTCCGTTGGCATACGGATATAAGTATTCTGATTGCAATTCAGCTATTCGTAAGTCAAAAAGGTGCGGAAAGTCACGCTGCTAATACAGGCTTACAAACAATGATAGAGGTTCTCATACAGGCGCAGCAGGCAGCTATGATAGCAGCCATTACCGCTTCCTCTGCAGCTGCTTCTGCCAGCAGTGGTTCATAA
- a CDS encoding NUDIX hydrolase — MDLTFKLEKACFNYRVGAICKHNNKMLMIQNEGEDFWYVPGGRVQMLESSESAVKRELREELGVDVDVKRLLWMAENFFTYDKCQFHEISFYYEVKLLELPANGENSFVLEEDGRRYVFQWVPLEHINEYNLKPDFLKDKVNDLPIHMEHIVRNE; from the coding sequence ATGGATCTTACATTCAAACTAGAAAAAGCGTGTTTCAATTATCGAGTGGGTGCAATATGTAAACATAATAATAAAATGTTAATGATTCAAAATGAAGGAGAAGATTTCTGGTATGTACCGGGTGGACGAGTACAGATGCTAGAAAGCAGTGAATCGGCAGTGAAAAGAGAGCTTAGAGAGGAACTAGGGGTAGATGTTGATGTGAAGAGGCTGCTATGGATGGCTGAAAATTTCTTTACATATGATAAGTGTCAGTTCCATGAAATTAGTTTCTATTATGAAGTGAAGTTGCTTGAGTTGCCTGCAAACGGAGAGAATTCTTTTGTTCTTGAAGAAGACGGCAGAAGGTATGTATTTCAATGGGTGCCATTAGAGCATATAAATGAATATAACTTGAAACCGGATTTTCTAAAGGATAAAGTGAATGATTTGCCTATTCATATGGAACATATTGTTAGGAATGAATAA
- a CDS encoding serine hydrolase, whose product MKILKFRIIFICLLWNVVILFLPASKVSAEKDIKNMIDTYVETFLKEHRIPGASIAIVHENDLFYSKAWGVTGETEETVTTETPFTIGSISKSLTGLAIIKLIEKGTVHLEDPVKKYLPWFTLKDKQAASKITIKHLLTHSSGISTYSGLAISDKESDGLNAIKDNVESLSNVALTAPPGEKYQYSNANFLILGALIEEVTDQTYSEYMKQEVFLPLGMKNAAADNDTSYQNGYLAGYQSWFGIPRKSLVTYDNGGAPYGYIAASAEDMVQYIKFLSRQENDNFLTENNRNLYVSPHVQTGETRYYGLGVRITNPDSEEKMIWHSGSTPDSHAEMFFIPKTGWGGVILTNKNHILEEEALSYLKQGIINIINGNEPVDIPSNTPIVQLVIIGVICLLFVMLVYLLVKMRSKKVRKRSIWCIYGIIFLVISIATIPALIYSTDSPWHAIYVFSPDLAYLSIGVVILCALNGLFSIIIAYKQNLQVKYFSS is encoded by the coding sequence ATGAAGATACTAAAATTCAGGATCATTTTTATATGCTTATTATGGAATGTGGTTATTTTATTTCTACCAGCCTCGAAAGTTTCCGCAGAAAAAGATATTAAGAATATGATAGACACCTACGTAGAAACCTTTTTAAAAGAACATCGAATTCCAGGAGCCTCGATTGCTATCGTTCATGAAAATGATTTATTCTATTCTAAAGCATGGGGTGTAACGGGAGAAACTGAGGAAACAGTGACGACTGAAACCCCCTTTACTATAGGATCGATAAGTAAATCATTAACAGGTTTAGCTATAATAAAACTAATTGAAAAAGGTACCGTTCACTTAGAAGATCCAGTCAAAAAATATCTTCCATGGTTTACACTTAAAGATAAACAAGCAGCATCAAAAATAACAATTAAACATTTGCTTACTCATTCAAGTGGAATTAGTACGTATTCTGGTTTAGCAATATCAGACAAAGAATCTGACGGGCTCAACGCTATAAAAGATAATGTGGAAAGTCTATCAAATGTTGCGCTTACCGCTCCACCTGGAGAAAAGTATCAATATAGTAATGCAAATTTCTTAATTCTCGGTGCTCTTATTGAAGAAGTTACCGATCAAACGTATTCTGAGTACATGAAGCAGGAAGTTTTTTTACCATTAGGTATGAAGAATGCAGCGGCTGATAATGATACTTCATATCAAAATGGATATTTAGCTGGTTATCAGTCATGGTTTGGGATCCCTAGAAAAAGTTTGGTAACATATGATAATGGGGGAGCACCATATGGGTATATAGCAGCAAGTGCAGAAGATATGGTTCAATACATAAAATTCCTTAGTAGACAAGAGAATGACAATTTTTTAACTGAAAATAATAGAAATCTTTATGTATCACCGCATGTTCAAACAGGTGAAACCCGCTACTACGGCTTAGGGGTAAGAATCACAAATCCAGATTCTGAGGAGAAAATGATATGGCATTCAGGTTCAACCCCTGATTCGCATGCTGAAATGTTTTTTATACCGAAAACGGGGTGGGGTGGCGTGATTCTTACTAATAAAAATCATATTCTGGAAGAAGAGGCGCTTTCCTATTTGAAGCAAGGTATTATAAATATAATAAATGGAAATGAACCAGTTGATATACCTTCAAATACTCCTATTGTTCAATTGGTTATAATTGGGGTAATATGTTTACTTTTTGTAATGCTTGTTTATCTGTTGGTAAAGATGAGATCAAAAAAAGTTCGTAAAAGAAGCATATGGTGCATTTACGGTATCATTTTCTTAGTGATATCTATTGCAACAATTCCGGCATTAATTTATAGTACGGATTCTCCATGGCATGCGATTTATGTGTTTTCTCCAGATTTAGCTTATTTATCAATTGGAGTAGTTATCTTGTGTGCTCTTAATGGATTGTTTTCTATCATCATCGCTTATAAACAAAATTTGCAAGTGAAGTATTTTAGCAGTTAA
- a CDS encoding PadR family transcriptional regulator, whose translation MDRTSLIKGHLEMCVLSILSKGKSYGYEIMKELEKHNLKLKGVGSIYPILTKLKDQECVHTYREMTESGKVRVYYEINERGEMYLQKKINEWLELQQDIRSLLQIGLKGEHFE comes from the coding sequence ATGGATAGAACAAGTTTAATTAAAGGGCATTTAGAGATGTGTGTGTTATCTATTTTGTCAAAGGGTAAAAGTTATGGATATGAAATTATGAAGGAATTAGAAAAACACAATTTAAAACTGAAAGGAGTAGGAAGCATTTATCCCATTTTGACTAAGCTTAAAGATCAAGAATGTGTTCATACTTACCGTGAAATGACAGAAAGTGGTAAGGTTAGAGTTTATTATGAAATTAATGAAAGAGGGGAAATGTATCTTCAGAAAAAAATCAACGAGTGGTTGGAGTTACAACAGGATATAAGATCCCTACTGCAAATTGGTTTGAAAGGAGAACATTTCGAATGA
- a CDS encoding SDR family oxidoreductase → MKVLILGGTRFLGRALVEEALSRGHEVTLFNRGTNKDVFPEVEQLTGNRDSDVSVLENRKWDVVMDTCGFAPHQIRKIATVLGDNIEHYTFISSISTYKDWIPFHIKEDYHVQSMPPSDKLKAIEAGEISPYEYYGALKVLCEEEAEKHWLGRVLHIRAGLLVGAFDYSDRLPYWVQRVAQGGKILVPGRSNRPVQLIDVKDVATWAFDMVENRKVGKFNVTGPNDELTIEELLNTCKAVTNSDAEFVWVEEQFLNESKVQPWTEMPLWIPEKFPLEGETEPWKGSFFINIEKAVNAGLSFRSIEDTICDIYQWEKSRQDTERKAGISREREGELLEAWFQKEKF, encoded by the coding sequence ATGAAGGTCCTTATATTAGGAGGTACTCGTTTTTTAGGAAGAGCTTTGGTTGAAGAAGCATTGAGTAGAGGGCATGAAGTTACCTTATTTAATCGTGGCACGAATAAAGATGTATTTCCTGAAGTAGAGCAGCTAACCGGCAATAGAGACAGTGATGTATCAGTCTTAGAAAATCGAAAATGGGATGTTGTAATGGACACATGCGGATTTGCGCCTCATCAAATCCGCAAAATCGCAACCGTACTTGGAGATAACATCGAACATTATACATTCATATCAAGTATCTCTACTTATAAAGATTGGATTCCATTTCATATTAAGGAAGACTATCATGTACAGTCTATGCCGCCTAGTGATAAGTTGAAAGCGATTGAAGCGGGAGAAATATCTCCTTACGAGTATTATGGAGCGCTGAAAGTTTTATGTGAGGAAGAAGCAGAAAAACATTGGCTTGGGCGTGTTTTGCATATAAGAGCAGGGCTTCTTGTTGGAGCATTTGATTATTCGGATCGACTTCCATACTGGGTTCAGCGTGTAGCGCAAGGTGGAAAAATATTGGTACCGGGACGTTCGAACCGTCCTGTTCAATTGATTGACGTAAAAGATGTGGCAACTTGGGCGTTCGATATGGTGGAGAACAGAAAAGTAGGAAAGTTTAATGTAACAGGACCGAATGATGAATTGACGATAGAAGAACTATTAAATACTTGTAAAGCGGTAACAAATAGCGATGCTGAATTTGTGTGGGTAGAAGAACAATTTTTAAATGAGAGTAAAGTACAGCCATGGACGGAGATGCCTTTATGGATTCCAGAAAAATTCCCACTAGAAGGAGAGACAGAACCGTGGAAAGGTAGTTTTTTCATCAATATAGAAAAGGCTGTTAACGCGGGTCTTTCATTCCGGTCTATTGAAGATACTATTTGTGATATATATCAATGGGAGAAATCAAGACAGGATACAGAACGAAAGGCAGGTATATCAAGAGAAAGAGAGGGAGAATTGCTAGAGGCGTGGTTTCAGAAGGAGAAATTTTGA
- a CDS encoding histidine phosphatase family protein encodes MKTFIYMVRHGESPKTEENERTRGLTEKGKLDTYRITDILQGEGIEVFVSSPYHRSILTIQELAKRLGQEVLVFEDLKERIFSTEDKRISDKELLPLLKKSFSDPNFALKGGESNAGCQNRAIKVLKELLKTYRGQKVVLGTHGAIMTLMMGYYDNQYDLNFLLHTSKPDIYRMEFHDQELVEVNRLWKC; translated from the coding sequence GTGAAAACTTTCATTTACATGGTGAGACATGGCGAATCACCAAAAACAGAAGAAAATGAAAGAACAAGAGGGTTAACTGAAAAAGGAAAATTAGATACTTATCGAATAACTGATATATTACAAGGGGAAGGTATTGAGGTTTTTGTTTCAAGCCCATACCACCGATCCATCCTAACTATTCAGGAGTTAGCTAAACGTTTAGGACAAGAAGTTTTAGTATTTGAAGATCTAAAAGAGAGGATTTTTTCTACTGAAGACAAGCGAATATCTGATAAGGAATTATTACCTTTGTTAAAAAAGTCATTTTCTGATCCAAACTTCGCTTTAAAGGGAGGAGAGTCTAATGCAGGTTGTCAGAACCGAGCTATAAAAGTTTTAAAAGAATTATTAAAGACTTATCGGGGCCAGAAAGTAGTATTAGGCACTCATGGAGCTATTATGACTTTGATGATGGGGTATTATGACAATCAGTACGATTTGAACTTTTTACTACATACATCAAAACCGGATATATACAGAATGGAATTTCATGATCAGGAATTGGTGGAAGTTAATAGGTTGTGGAAATGTTAA
- a CDS encoding GNAT family N-acetyltransferase — MKVRHIQGEDYVTIHSVLNEWWGGRNMADMLPKLFFVHFRETSFIIEQDGEITGFLCGFFSQTYTDEAYVHFIGVNPKHRRKGVASTLYSYFFDAARANNRHIVKAVTSPVNKKSIQFHQEIGFEIEIGDGEVDGVSVHTNYDGDGGSRVLFVKKM; from the coding sequence ATGAAAGTAAGACACATTCAAGGCGAAGATTATGTAACGATTCATTCCGTGCTTAATGAGTGGTGGGGCGGGAGAAATATGGCTGATATGTTGCCGAAACTTTTTTTCGTTCATTTCCGAGAAACAAGTTTTATTATCGAGCAGGATGGGGAGATTACAGGGTTTTTATGTGGATTTTTCTCACAAACATATACCGATGAAGCATATGTTCATTTTATTGGAGTAAATCCAAAGCATCGAAGAAAGGGCGTAGCTTCTACATTATACTCTTATTTTTTCGATGCAGCTCGTGCAAATAATCGTCATATTGTAAAAGCGGTAACTTCTCCGGTAAATAAAAAATCAATTCAATTCCATCAAGAAATTGGATTTGAAATTGAAATAGGTGATGGGGAAGTAGATGGAGTATCTGTACATACAAATTATGATGGGGATGGAGGGAGCAGGGTATTATTTGTGAAGAAGATGTAG